Genomic window (Chitinophaga parva):
CCTACAGACACATCTGCACCTTCTTCGGCGCAGGCGCGGTACAGGCGGGGCAGGTCGGCCGGGTTGTGGGAAAAGTCTGCATCCATCTCGAAGATGTACTGGTAGCCATTGGCCAGTGCCCATTTAAACCCATGGATGTAGGCGGTGCCCAGTCCCTGTTTACCGCTTCTTTCCTCCAGGAATAACAGCCCGGGGTAGGTGCGCTGCAATGATCTTACGATAGCACCGGTACCATCAGGTGAGCCATCATCCACAATGAGCACGTGAAAGTTCTCTTGCAAACCCATGACTGCCTCAATGATACGTTGGATATTATCCTTCTCATTGTAGGTCGGTATAATTACCAGCTTTTCCAATTAATGCGAATAGTTTTGTAGAGGGCGAAAATAGCTAAAAATAAAATGTTACGCGGAAAAACGGTAATAACATTAGATTTTTTTTAACACCATACTCCGGTAGATCTCTGTCAGTTTTTGTTTGGTGTTCAACGGAAAATCCGCTTTCATCATCCAGTCGTAATACTGGGGCTCCACTTTCAGCACTTCGCGTACCGGGCGGCCCTTGTATTTCCCGAAATTGAAGATCTCCACTTCGCCCTGCATCACCATGCGGCGGGCAAAGTCGATGTAGCCGTCTTCCTTGGTAAATTCCGCCAGGGCGTGCACGTCCTTCTGCAGTTGCTCATAACGGTCCAGCTGTGCTTCCAGTACCTCGTAGGTGGCCAGTGCATCGGCCTCGGCGCTGTGTGCGTTTTCCAGTTCCTTATCGCAATAGAACTTGTAGGCAGCGGCCAGGGTGCGCTTTTCCATGAGGTGGAAGATCTTCTGTACATCTACGAACTTGCGGTTGGTCAGGTCAAATTCCATATCACAGCGCAGGAATTCTTCTACGAGTACCGGTATGTCAAAGCGGTTGGAATTATAACCGGCAATGTCACAGTTGTCCAGGAACTGGCGCAGTTCATTGGCCAGTTGTTTAAACTGGGGCATGTCCTTCACATCGTCATCGCAAATGCCATGAATGGCCGTGGAGGCGGCGGGGATGGGAATGCCCGGGTGGATGCGGCGGGTCTTGCGCTGGATGGTCTTATCCGGCATCACTTTAATAATGGCGATCTCTATGATGCGGTCTGTGGCTACGTTGGTCCCGGTGGTTTCCAGGTCAATGACTGCCAGCGGACGGTTGAGTGTTAAGGTGGACATGTGGTGTGTTTGGTTTGTACAATGTACGCTGTACAAGGTACAAAGTATATCGTTGTGATGCCGGCGCCGGCGGGCGCCGCGGCTGTTAGGGCAATTTATTTTTCAGGGCTGCAATGTCCAGGCCATCGTAGGTGCCGGAGCTCATGAGCAGCAGGGTCGTGTTGCGGTAATTCTGTTGGTCCAGGAATGCCTGCAGCGCGTCTTTATCGCTGATCACCTGCAGCCGTTCGTTTTCAAAACCCACTTTGATATCCGTGGGGTCCAGGTCTGGCAGGCGCTTCAGCTCCAGGGCATGTTTGCTGAAGTAGACCACGGGCACATCGGCTTTGTCCATGGCGCCGGCATATTCGTGCAGGAAATCTTTATTGAGGCTGGAATACGTGTGCAGTTCCAGTACACCGATCAGCTTACGGTCGGGAAACTGGTGCTGGGTGGCCTGGATGGTGGCCTTTACCTTGGAAGGGGCGTGGGCAAAGTCGCGGAAGATCACGCTGCTGGCCGTTTTGGCCACTACTTCCAGGCGTTTGGCCGCGCCGGTAAAATCGGCAATGGCGCCCAGGAAGGTTTCATCATCAACGCCCAGTTCATTGCACACCAGTTTAGCCGCGTGCATGTTCAGCAGGTTGTGCTCCCCAAATACCTGGAGGTCTGCAAAGCCTTCTTCAAAGAAGATGCGGGTCACGCCTTCGCGGATCATGTGGATGGGCGTATTGTAGGGTACCAGTTTCAGGTGGGTACCTTCTTTTTCCACCAGCTGGCGCAGTGTTTCGTCTGCATTGTTGTAGATCAAAGTACCACCGGCTTCCATGGTGCGGATGAAGATGGCAAATTGTTCTTTGTAGATCTCAAACGTGGGGAACACGTTGATATGGTCCCAGGCAATGCCGGTAAGTACGGAAATGTGCGGGTGCAGGAAGTGGAACTTGGGCCGTTTTTCCAGGGTGGAGGCCGGGTATTCATCCGCTTCGCACACGATCACAGGAGCATCGGTGATGTTCACAGACTGGGAGAAGCCTTCCAGGCGGGCGCCTACGAGGTAGTCGAACGCTTTGCCAATTTTATGCAGCACGTGCATGATCATGGCGGTGGTGGTGGTTTTACCGTGGCTACCGCCAATGGCTATACGTTTTTTATGAAGGCTTTCCTGGTAAATGTATTCAGGGAAGGAATAGATCTTCAGGCCCAGTTGCTGTGCCTGGAGCAGCTCGGGGTTATCTGCCCGGGCATGCATGCCCAGGATAATGGCATCCAGGTCCGGGGTAATACGCTCCGGAAACCAGCCGATCGCCGCAGGCAAAATGCCTTCCGCGGCCAGGTTAGATGCAGCGGGCTCAAAGATCTCATCATCGCTGCCGGTCACCTGGTAACCTTTCTTATGCAGGGCAATGGCCAGCTGGTGCATGACGCTACCCCCGATGGCTATAAAATGAACTTTTGTCATATGGTGTGGGCCTGGATATGCACGTAGCAGACGGGAAATAATTTAATGCAATTTCCTGTCAAACATAGTGTTGTTTTTTTTAATATAAATTTTATATTTGCAAAGTAACGTTACAAAACACGAATTAACAAGGCAGAAACCGTGCGAACCAGCAGGGATTTTGGTGTAAGCCTTGGTAAGGCAGTGCCCGCCAGCGTTACAGCGCGTAAGGCGTATTGTTTTCGTACTTTTACAGGGCCTTTGTGCCCCTGGCAGCTACCCGGACAATTAAGCGAGGTGGCTGCGCGTTTCTATCCCGATCGGACCTTTATAAAACCAATTCTATAAAACTTAATCAGAATCCATCATGAAGTCTTACGTTAAAGTTCTCGGTTGTGTAATGTTGCTGGGTTTTCTTACAGCCGGTCTGAGCTCCTGCGCATCCCAGGGTAAATTGGGTTGCCCGATGAAAATCAGTAAATTGCCTGCTGAAAAAAGCAATAAGTGTTAATGAATTGGGAACCGCTTACATCTGAGGAGCAACTTACAGCCATCAATGAATTATCCCACCGGCACCCGGTGGCTATTTTTAAACATAGTACCCGCTGTTCCATCAGCAGCATGATCAAATCCCGCCTGGAGCGGGACAAGGCACCTGCCGATGTAACCTTTTACTACCTGGACCTGATCCGCTACCGCAATGTATCAAACCGCGTGGCAGATGATTACCGGGTGGAGCACGAGTCCCCGCAAATGCTGCTCATCCGTGACGGCAAATGTGTTTACCACGAAAGCCATAACGGCATTTCCATGGCGGATATAGGAGACCATGCTGTATAAGCCAGGCGCAAAAAAATAATTACACAGGCCGCACCAAAACAGGTACGGCCTGCGTTATTTAGGGGAATTTATTCCATCCTCCCGGCAAACCGTTCTTATCAAAGGGAAACCGCTTGTAATGCCTTATTGCCCCCGCAGGGGGCTAAAATGTGGCGGCCTCAAAAATTGGTGCAGGTTTTGCGCTGGAAAGGATACAAAACTGTACTTTCATCACTCATTTTTAAAACACCCTACATGAAAAGACTTCTTATTGCCATGGGCCTGGTGGCCACTGTAGCTGGTTTTTCATCCTGTAAAAAAACGGAAGTAACCCAGATCATCGATAATACGCAGGCTATCGTTTTCACCATCAACCCTGCAGACTGGAAGGCTACTGACAATACGAACAAGGAATACGTGGTGTCTATCAATACCCCGGAAATAGACCAGGACATGTTCCAGAACGGCAGTGTGCTGGTATACATTTCCATGGACCAGCAGAGCCAGACCTTTGATGCGCTGCCTTCCACCATTGGCAATTATGTGCTCACTACTTACCACACCGTGGGTGGCGTGTACATTGATCTCACCTTCTTTGACGGCCAGGCGCATGCCGCTCCCAATGCCGGGGTACCCTGCAAGATCATGCTGGTGAGGGCCGGTTCCGTTTCCAATTGATCCAAGTTTTGAACTTCTTCATAAAACAAAGAGTGCTATCGCCCCCGCGGTAGCACTCTTTGTTTTGCTACCTTTGGCCCATGAAACACAGAATAGTAGTAGCCATCACCGGCGCCAGCGGCGCTATTTACGCCCGGCAGCTGCTGCGCAAACTGGCCACCATCCCGGACCAGGTGGAGAAAGTAGCGGTGTTGATGAGCAACAATGCCCGTACGGTGTGGCAAACGGAATTGGACGATACCAGTTACGAAAACCTGCCTTTCCCGGTGTATGGACAGCAGGATTTCATGGCGCCTTTTGCCTCCGGCTCCGGGCGTTATAACACGATGATCGTATGTCCCTGTTCCATGGGCACCCTGGGCCGCATAGCCGGCGGCATCTCTAACGACCTGCTTACCCGCGCGGCAGATGTAGTGCTGAAAGAGCGCCGCAAACTTATACTGGTATTGCGCGAAGCGCCCTACAACCTCATACACATCCGCAACATGGCCGCCGTAGCGGAAGCCGGCGGTATCATCTGCCCGGCCACCCCGTCGTTTTACAGCAAGCCCCGGGACCTGGAAGCCGTAGCCGGTACCGTGGTAGACCGGGTGCTGGACCTGGCCGGCCTGGAACTGCCCACGTACCGCTGGGGAGGGGAAGATTAACCATTAACAAGTTTTTGTATTTTACCGCCTGCTTTATCAATCCATCTTTATGCGCATCGCCATCATCAACGGACCTAACCTGAACCTGCTGGGCAAGCGGGAACCAGGCATTTACGGCAACGCTTCTTTTGAAGAATATTATGAAACGCTGCGGGCACAATTTCCCGACGTTACCTTTTCTTACTACCAGAGCAACGTGGAAGGCGAATTGATCAACCACCTGCATGAAGTAGGTTTCAGTGCAGACGGTATCCTGCTTAACGCTGGCGGCTATACGCATACCTCCGTGGCCATCCGCGACGCCATTGCCGGCATTAAAACACCCGTGATCGAAGTGCACATCAGCAATGTATACGCCCGCGAGGAATTTCGCCACACGTCCCTGATTGCGCCCAAATGTGTAGGCAGCATCTGTGGCCTTGGCATGAAGGGATATGCGCTGGGGGTGGCGTATTTTTATGGGAAATGAAAAAGGTCTTAGGCCCTGGGTCTTAAGT
Coding sequences:
- a CDS encoding 3'-5' exonuclease, with translation MSTLTLNRPLAVIDLETTGTNVATDRIIEIAIIKVMPDKTIQRKTRRIHPGIPIPAASTAIHGICDDDVKDMPQFKQLANELRQFLDNCDIAGYNSNRFDIPVLVEEFLRCDMEFDLTNRKFVDVQKIFHLMEKRTLAAAYKFYCDKELENAHSAEADALATYEVLEAQLDRYEQLQKDVHALAEFTKEDGYIDFARRMVMQGEVEIFNFGKYKGRPVREVLKVEPQYYDWMMKADFPLNTKQKLTEIYRSMVLKKI
- a CDS encoding UDP-N-acetylmuramate--L-alanine ligase; this encodes MTKVHFIAIGGSVMHQLAIALHKKGYQVTGSDDEIFEPAASNLAAEGILPAAIGWFPERITPDLDAIILGMHARADNPELLQAQQLGLKIYSFPEYIYQESLHKKRIAIGGSHGKTTTTAMIMHVLHKIGKAFDYLVGARLEGFSQSVNITDAPVIVCEADEYPASTLEKRPKFHFLHPHISVLTGIAWDHINVFPTFEIYKEQFAIFIRTMEAGGTLIYNNADETLRQLVEKEGTHLKLVPYNTPIHMIREGVTRIFFEEGFADLQVFGEHNLLNMHAAKLVCNELGVDDETFLGAIADFTGAAKRLEVVAKTASSVIFRDFAHAPSKVKATIQATQHQFPDRKLIGVLELHTYSSLNKDFLHEYAGAMDKADVPVVYFSKHALELKRLPDLDPTDIKVGFENERLQVISDKDALQAFLDQQNYRNTTLLLMSSGTYDGLDIAALKNKLP
- the ytxJ gene encoding bacillithiol system redox-active protein YtxJ, whose protein sequence is MNWEPLTSEEQLTAINELSHRHPVAIFKHSTRCSISSMIKSRLERDKAPADVTFYYLDLIRYRNVSNRVADDYRVEHESPQMLLIRDGKCVYHESHNGISMADIGDHAV
- a CDS encoding UbiX family flavin prenyltransferase, coding for MKHRIVVAITGASGAIYARQLLRKLATIPDQVEKVAVLMSNNARTVWQTELDDTSYENLPFPVYGQQDFMAPFASGSGRYNTMIVCPCSMGTLGRIAGGISNDLLTRAADVVLKERRKLILVLREAPYNLIHIRNMAAVAEAGGIICPATPSFYSKPRDLEAVAGTVVDRVLDLAGLELPTYRWGGED
- the aroQ gene encoding type II 3-dehydroquinate dehydratase: MRIAIINGPNLNLLGKREPGIYGNASFEEYYETLRAQFPDVTFSYYQSNVEGELINHLHEVGFSADGILLNAGGYTHTSVAIRDAIAGIKTPVIEVHISNVYAREEFRHTSLIAPKCVGSICGLGMKGYALGVAYFYGK